The Lysobacter gummosus genome includes a region encoding these proteins:
- a CDS encoding DUF4139 domain-containing protein encodes MKQLSLLALAVALSACSSPSGDRAGKSAPTAPSDADGGDARSGGATRLTVYSGDYESLANVRSASAGMPGYALVERPLRFDLKRGGNSLSDKPLPPSMDVEAAVLQPRSPGVSIVGQRYIAPVSGAQNVVGVAIGRKVSVEHTAGGAKQTDSGVLLAAGDGLTLALDDGRVKVIRSYDSFSLADNDNVLPRQSALQWTVNAAQAGNADFVLSYPMGGMAWRAEYRATLASGGGCKLALDGAALVANRSGRAFNDVRLSLVAGEPNRTRSAPPEMYAEARAMDAAMPALPAPMEASAVVQRAAGEYHAYDLSQPASLNNGGTERIALFPRNDAVACERIYSLEVSDNGWQPPTPLIDRGYGGQTGDIPVVSKVEFKNDKASGLGLPLPAGRVRAFDGGDFLGESQLQHTPSGADIKLELGKVFDLSGKREATAFQLDRTGRTITESFAITVKNAKKSLATVRVTEPLPRWTDWEIVSSSLPSKKKDARHAQFEVPVPAEGETKLTYTVRYRWPQDVKP; translated from the coding sequence ATGAAACAGCTGAGCCTGCTCGCCCTGGCCGTGGCCCTGAGCGCCTGTTCCTCACCCTCCGGCGACCGTGCCGGCAAGTCCGCGCCCACCGCGCCGTCCGACGCCGACGGCGGCGATGCGCGCAGCGGCGGCGCAACCCGCCTGACCGTCTACAGCGGCGACTACGAGTCGCTGGCCAACGTGCGCAGCGCCAGCGCCGGCATGCCCGGCTACGCCCTGGTCGAACGCCCGCTGCGCTTCGATCTCAAGCGCGGCGGCAATTCGCTGTCGGACAAACCGCTGCCGCCGTCGATGGACGTCGAAGCTGCGGTGCTGCAGCCGCGCAGCCCCGGCGTCAGCATCGTGGGACAGCGCTACATCGCGCCGGTCTCGGGCGCGCAGAACGTGGTCGGCGTCGCCATCGGCCGCAAGGTCAGCGTCGAACATACCGCCGGTGGCGCCAAGCAGACCGACAGCGGCGTGCTGCTGGCGGCCGGCGACGGCCTCACCCTCGCCCTCGACGACGGCCGGGTCAAGGTCATCCGCAGCTACGACAGCTTCAGCCTGGCCGATAACGACAACGTGCTGCCGCGCCAGTCGGCGCTGCAGTGGACGGTCAATGCCGCGCAGGCCGGCAATGCCGATTTCGTATTGAGCTATCCCATGGGCGGCATGGCCTGGCGCGCCGAATACCGCGCCACGCTCGCCTCCGGCGGCGGCTGCAAGCTGGCGCTGGACGGCGCGGCGCTGGTCGCCAATCGCAGCGGCCGCGCCTTCAACGACGTGCGCCTGAGCCTGGTCGCGGGCGAGCCCAATCGCACGCGCTCGGCGCCTCCGGAAATGTATGCCGAGGCGCGCGCCATGGACGCGGCGATGCCGGCCTTGCCGGCGCCGATGGAAGCCAGCGCGGTCGTGCAGCGCGCCGCCGGCGAATACCACGCCTACGACCTGTCGCAACCGGCCAGCCTGAACAACGGCGGCACCGAACGCATCGCGCTGTTCCCGCGCAACGACGCGGTCGCCTGCGAACGCATCTACTCGCTGGAAGTCAGCGACAACGGCTGGCAGCCGCCGACGCCGCTGATCGATCGCGGCTACGGCGGACAGACCGGCGACATCCCGGTGGTGTCCAAGGTCGAGTTCAAGAACGACAAGGCCTCCGGCCTGGGACTGCCGTTGCCGGCCGGCCGCGTGCGCGCTTTCGACGGCGGCGATTTCCTCGGCGAATCCCAGCTCCAGCACACCCCGTCGGGCGCCGACATCAAGCTCGAACTCGGCAAAGTCTTCGACCTGAGCGGCAAGCGCGAAGCCACCGCGTTCCAGCTCGACCGTACCGGACGGACCATCACCGAATCGTTCGCGATCACCGTCAAGAACGCGAAGAAGAGCCTCGCCACGGTTCGCGTCACCGAACCCTTGCCGCGCTGGACCGATTGGGAGATCGTGTCCTCCAGCCTGCCGTCGAAGAAGAAGGACGCGCGCCACGCTCAGTTCGAGGTGCCCGTGCCGGCCGAAGGCGAAACCAAGCTGACCTACACCGTGCGCTATCGCTGGCCCCAGGACGTCAAACCATGA
- a CDS encoding enoyl-CoA hydratase/isomerase family protein — translation MNCVETQTHGDIVEIKLARAPVNALNPALCNAAREAVEQAVLHGAHGIVLSGGPKVFSAGLDVPYLLSLGDQRDHLLLAWQAFFGLSRALASSPVPVVAAMAGHAPAGGCVLALCCDYRVMASGNYSIGLNETQVGLVAPEGIQRLMRRVVGTYRAERLLVAGAMVNAETALRIGLVDELVEIDAVSEHAREWLQQLLSLPRSAMLQTRALARADLIEALRPEHIELDRFVESWYSPDTQTALKALVAKLGK, via the coding sequence ATGAATTGCGTAGAAACCCAGACCCACGGCGACATCGTCGAAATCAAACTGGCGCGCGCGCCGGTCAACGCGCTCAATCCGGCGCTGTGCAACGCCGCGCGCGAAGCGGTCGAACAGGCGGTGCTGCACGGCGCGCACGGCATCGTGCTCAGCGGCGGGCCGAAAGTGTTCTCCGCGGGTCTGGACGTGCCTTACCTGCTCTCGCTGGGCGATCAGCGCGATCATCTGTTGCTGGCCTGGCAGGCCTTCTTCGGCCTCAGCCGCGCACTGGCATCCTCGCCGGTGCCGGTGGTCGCGGCGATGGCCGGTCACGCGCCGGCCGGCGGCTGCGTGCTGGCCTTGTGCTGCGATTACCGGGTGATGGCCTCGGGCAATTACAGCATCGGCCTCAACGAAACCCAGGTCGGCCTGGTCGCGCCGGAAGGCATCCAGCGCCTGATGCGGCGCGTGGTCGGCACCTATCGCGCCGAACGCCTGCTGGTGGCCGGCGCGATGGTGAACGCCGAAACCGCGCTGCGCATCGGCCTGGTCGATGAACTGGTCGAGATCGACGCCGTTTCCGAGCACGCACGCGAGTGGCTGCAGCAACTGCTGAGCCTGCCGCGCAGCGCGATGCTGCAGACCCGCGCGCTGGCCCGCGCCGATCTGATCGAGGCCCTGCGCCCGGAACATATCGAACTCGATCGCTTCGTCGAATCCTGGTATTCGCCGGATACGCAGACGGCGTTGAAGGCGCTGGTGGCCAAGCTGGGCAAGTGA
- a CDS encoding substrate-binding domain-containing protein: MSRAVVSPLLLVFAFVLSAFAAPADAQDAERVRIRGSNTLAHALVPEVAQSWLRDIGYTGIRVDRSKPALTEIHATRDGQPLIVEIGASDSARGFNDLIEGQTQIAMMTRRPNAAELDAGWQLGDLGTPEQEFVIALDGVAVVVNRNNPVVRLDFNQLRALLSGQSRDWRELGAAGQVHVHLDSSAGAVRDLINERVMRGAAFAEAQQHANARELIAAVAADPLAIGLIPLGEHYGAGTKPLAIADGGRAIAPTRTEVVSEDYPLSRRLYLYGGQMMGALSRSFALYAMTRPGQRAVARSGHVAVTLVPGRERRVTLGPGEYRQLVDNAVRLPLSLRFNFNGPSESGVAASVYDSRAVRDLDRLRAFMQLPPNRGRRLLVIGFADISAGSTMAAMMMSNDRADLIAQELVSRGLKVQQARGMGTALPVAGPRDAAARYRNERVEVWLL, from the coding sequence ATGTCGCGTGCCGTGGTTTCGCCGTTGTTGTTGGTTTTTGCCTTCGTCCTTTCAGCATTCGCCGCTCCCGCCGACGCGCAGGACGCCGAGCGCGTGCGCATCCGCGGTTCCAACACCCTGGCGCATGCGCTGGTGCCGGAGGTCGCGCAATCGTGGCTGCGCGATATCGGTTACACCGGCATCCGCGTGGATCGGTCGAAACCGGCGCTGACCGAAATCCACGCCACTCGGGACGGCCAGCCCTTGATCGTGGAAATCGGCGCCAGCGATTCGGCGCGCGGCTTCAACGACTTGATCGAAGGCCAGACCCAGATCGCGATGATGACCCGGCGCCCGAACGCGGCCGAGCTCGACGCAGGTTGGCAGCTCGGCGATCTGGGCACGCCCGAGCAGGAATTCGTGATCGCGCTCGACGGCGTGGCGGTGGTGGTCAATCGCAACAACCCGGTCGTGCGCCTGGATTTCAATCAACTGCGCGCTTTGTTGTCCGGACAATCGCGCGACTGGCGCGAACTCGGCGCGGCCGGGCAAGTGCATGTGCACCTGGATTCCAGCGCCGGCGCGGTGCGCGATCTGATCAACGAGCGGGTGATGCGCGGCGCCGCCTTCGCCGAAGCGCAGCAACATGCGAACGCGCGCGAACTGATCGCCGCGGTCGCCGCCGATCCGCTCGCGATCGGCTTGATTCCGCTCGGCGAACATTACGGCGCCGGCACCAAGCCGCTGGCGATCGCCGACGGCGGCCGCGCGATCGCGCCGACCCGCACCGAAGTGGTGAGCGAGGACTATCCGCTGAGCCGGCGCCTGTATCTGTACGGCGGCCAGATGATGGGCGCGCTCAGCCGCAGCTTCGCCTTGTATGCGATGACCCGGCCCGGCCAGCGCGCGGTCGCGCGCAGCGGCCATGTCGCGGTGACGCTGGTGCCCGGACGCGAACGCCGCGTCACCCTGGGCCCGGGCGAGTACCGTCAGCTGGTCGACAACGCCGTGCGCCTGCCGCTGAGCCTGCGCTTCAACTTCAACGGCCCCAGCGAAAGCGGCGTGGCGGCGAGCGTGTACGACAGCCGCGCGGTGCGCGACCTCGACCGTCTGCGCGCGTTCATGCAATTGCCGCCGAATCGCGGCCGGCGCCTGCTGGTGATCGGTTTCGCCGACATCAGCGCCGGTTCGACGATGGCGGCGATGATGATGAGCAACGACCGCGCCGACCTGATCGCGCAGGAACTGGTTTCGCGCGGGCTCAAGGTGCAGCAGGCGCGCGGCATGGGCACCGCGCTGCCGGTGGCCGGCCCGCGCGACGCGGCGGCGCGTTATCGCAACGAGCGCGTCGAGGTGTGGTTGCTTTGA
- a CDS encoding sulfurtransferase: MTAWTTLVSAEDLAAALGREDLIVIDTRTSLTDRAASENAYRQSHIPGARYADLDRDLSDHRKTSGGRHPWPDAADFTATLSRWGITPQHQVVVYDAADGALAASRLWFLLRVLGHRRVAVLDGGWQRWSALGLPTDVEIPTPQATQYEASFDARRLLDAQDVRALLDCGGLLIDARAGERFRGEVEPLDRVAGHVPGASNRAYSTNLADGRFKSPETLAAEFAPLLGGRAPAQVAAMCGSGVTACHHLLAMAHAGFDGAALYTGSWSGWIEDPQRPIATGEG, encoded by the coding sequence ATGACCGCTTGGACCACCCTGGTATCGGCCGAGGATCTCGCCGCGGCGCTGGGCCGCGAAGATCTGATCGTGATCGACACCCGCACCTCGCTCACCGATCGCGCGGCCAGCGAGAATGCCTACCGGCAATCGCACATCCCCGGCGCGCGTTACGCCGATCTGGATCGCGACCTGTCGGATCATCGCAAGACCTCCGGCGGTCGCCACCCGTGGCCGGACGCCGCCGATTTCACCGCGACGCTGAGCCGCTGGGGCATCACGCCGCAGCATCAGGTCGTGGTCTACGACGCCGCCGACGGCGCGCTGGCCGCTTCGCGCCTGTGGTTCCTGCTGCGCGTGCTCGGCCATCGGCGCGTGGCCGTGCTCGACGGCGGCTGGCAGCGCTGGAGCGCGCTCGGCTTGCCGACCGACGTCGAGATTCCCACGCCGCAAGCGACGCAATACGAAGCCAGCTTCGACGCGCGCCGCCTGCTCGACGCGCAGGACGTGCGCGCCTTGCTCGATTGCGGCGGCCTGCTGATCGATGCGCGCGCCGGCGAGCGCTTTCGCGGCGAAGTCGAACCGCTGGACCGCGTCGCCGGGCACGTACCGGGCGCGAGCAATCGCGCGTACTCCACCAATCTGGCCGACGGCCGCTTCAAATCGCCGGAAACGCTGGCGGCGGAATTCGCGCCGTTGCTGGGCGGGCGGGCGCCGGCGCAAGTCGCGGCGATGTGCGGCTCGGGCGTGACCGCCTGCCATCATCTGCTGGCGATGGCGCACGCCGGTTTCGACGGCGCGGCCTTGTACACCGGTTCCTGGAGCGGCTGGATCGAAGATCCGCAGCGGCCGATCGCGACCGGCGAAGGCTGA